The segment GGCGGCGGCCCTGCGGCTGGGCTGCATCAACGCCGAGTACCCCGACTCCTTCGGGCACTACCGCGAGGCCCGCTTCTCGCAGACCAAGCACCACTGGTGGTGGAAGCTGCACTTCGTCTGGGAGCGGGTGCGGGCGCTGCGTGAGCACGCCGGGCCCGTGGTCTTCCTGGAGGAGGATCATTACCTGGCCCCCGACTTCTACCACGTCGTCAAAAAGCTGTGGGCGCTGCGCGAGCGCGAGTGCCCCGAGTGCCAGATCGTCTCGCTGGGCACCTACAGCCCCGTGCGCGGCACCTTCGCCGGGCGCGCCGACAAGGTGGAGATGAAGACGTGGAAGTCCACCGAGCACAACATGGGCATGGCCTTCGGCAGAGACACCTACCAGAAGCTCATCGAGTGCACGGACGCCTTCTGCACCTACGACGACTACAACTGGGACTGGACCCTGCAGCACTTGACTGTCTCCTGTCTTCCAAAGTTCTGGAAAGTGCTGGTCCCCGAAATCCCCAGGATTTTCCACACGGGGGACTGTGGCATGCACCACAAGAAATCCTGCAGACCGTCCACCCAGAGTGCCAAAATCGACTCTCTCTTGAACAGCAACCGACAGTACCTGTTCCCCGAAGCCATGAGTATCAGTAAAAGGTACTCCATGGCACCCCTGTCCCCCCACGTGAAAAACGGAGGCTGGGGGGACATCCGGGACCACGAACTCTGTAAGAGTTACCGCAGACTTCAGTGAGGATCGCGCTCgcagccttttttctttctgaattgcTCCATACTGTCTTTTACAGGCACACACATGTATAAAAGCATTTATGGGTTGGTTTCTGCTTTAATATGAATAAACGTTCTTGTCAAAGGCGTCCCACGATGGTCATCTTTCATGTCCGGCCACCAGCCTTTGGAGACGGGCGGTGCGCTGCCGCTGGGCCGCTCGGAGCAGCCTCGACACCCGTGCGCAGGAGGCGGCCGTCGCCGTCTTAccaggtggaggaggagaaaactCGTATTTAAGTGCATCTCTCTGGGTGCTCACAGCGTGTGGTTTTCGTTCCTTTTCCCTCTGACGTGCCCTCGGTGCAGCGTGGAAGGGGCAGCGCGTGGTGAGGAGCGAGCGGACTGAGCCTCCCCGCGGCCCTCGGTACCTGCGTCCCGGTTGGTTTGCGATGTGTTGATGAATatatgaaggaaaaacaaacagaaaaaaaaaatcattgtttttaCTACAATGTAGATAAATATATACGATTTTTTTAGTTCTgccaaaataaaattcagttgtTTTGTAATACCTGAGGAGTTCTTGATTATCCCAAAGCGATCACGTCACCTTGTGTTGCTAGAAAGCCAGGACTGGGGCGGGCGGGTGCAGGAGGGTGGGCGGCTGTAGTCTGGGGAGCTGAACGGATGCCATCAGCCATTCCAGGAGGGTGCATTTAACTTTATTAAATTTTTAATGATGCTTACTAATTGAGTTAGACTAGAGAAACAAGCGTGTGATACCCGCACACTCTTGTTTGGAACAAAAAAGGTGCACTCCCAGATTAGTGAGCCGGATGAGGTGACCGGTGACAATTCTGCTGCGTGCTGGAAACGCACCAAAGTGGGGCTGGCAGCCACGGGCAACAGAGAGCAGCGCCGTTGCTCAACACCGAGCACTTATTGCCTGCTCTTAGTGTAACGGTACAGCTGCTCTGATGGCACCTCACTGTAAGGCAcaactggcagcagcagcacagaaggaGCTTTTTGTGGAACAGGAGCGTGTCAGCAAAAGCAACCGTTCAGCTGAGGTGACAGACAAACAGGTAGATTTTATGCTGAGAGATTTggagggaggaaaagcaaaaaaaaaaaaaaacttccttttttaattagcTAACAGGGGTTGG is part of the Anas platyrhynchos isolate ZD024472 breed Pekin duck chromosome 5, IASCAAS_PekinDuck_T2T, whole genome shotgun sequence genome and harbors:
- the MGAT2 gene encoding alpha-1,6-mannosyl-glycoprotein 2-beta-N-acetylglucosaminyltransferase, producing MRLRIYKRKVLLLALALAACALVLWSGGRRRQQRGGTGEPPRASEQPPPPPPPPPPRRPAANNASASLAPQLVPVLPENGTRSYRSLVYRLNFDQPLSNAGRFPVRAPGGGGAGGGVGAADVVLVVQVHDRAEHLRLLLESLRRAAGVENVLLVLSHDLWAEELNRLAAGVDFCPVLQVFFPFSIQLYPREFPGHDPRDCPRDVGKAAALRLGCINAEYPDSFGHYREARFSQTKHHWWWKLHFVWERVRALREHAGPVVFLEEDHYLAPDFYHVVKKLWALRERECPECQIVSLGTYSPVRGTFAGRADKVEMKTWKSTEHNMGMAFGRDTYQKLIECTDAFCTYDDYNWDWTLQHLTVSCLPKFWKVLVPEIPRIFHTGDCGMHHKKSCRPSTQSAKIDSLLNSNRQYLFPEAMSISKRYSMAPLSPHVKNGGWGDIRDHELCKSYRRLQ